TGGTTCTTGGCCATGAATCCAGTGGTATAGTGGCAGAGGTTGGCTCTGCGGTGACAAACGTCAAGGTTGGTGATAGAGTAGCCATTGAACCTGGTATCCCCAGCAGATACTCTGATGAAACCATGTCTGGTAACTATAACTTGTGTCCGCACATGGTCTTCGCAGCTACACCTCCCTATGATGGTACGTTGACCAAATACTATTTGGCACCTGAAGATTTCGTTTACAAAATGCCAGACCACTTATCGTTTGAAGAAGGTGCTCTTGCCGAACCTATGTCTGTTGGTGTTCATGCAAACAAGCTTGCTGGTACCAGATTCGGTAGTAAGGTGCTGGTCTCTGGTGCTGGTCCTGTAGGTCTATTAGCAGGTGCTGTCGCCAGAGCATTCGGTGCTACTGAAGTTGTCTTTGTTGATATAGCTGAAGAGAAGTTAGAAAGAAGCAAACAATTTGGTGCCACTCACACTGTTTCCTCTTCCTCCGACGAAGAACGTTTCGTGAGCGAAGTCTCAAAAGttcttggtggtgattTACCTAATATCGTGCTAGAATGTTCAGGTGCTCAGCCTGCCATCAGATGCGGTGTCAAGGCATGCAAGGCAGGTGGCCATTACGTCCAAGTTGGTATGGGCAAAGACGACGTTAACTTCCCCATCAGTGCAGTGGGCagtaaagaaattacatTCCATGGGTGTTTCCGTTACAAGAAGGGTGATTTTGCAGATTCCGTTGCATTGCTTTCATCTGGTAGAATCAACGGTAAGCCCTTGATCTCCCACAGATTTGCATTTGATAAAGCACCGGAGGCTTACAAGTTTAATGCTGAACACGGCAATGAAGTGGTTAAAACCATTATCACCGGCCCAGAATAAGATgatgattatgattatgGAATGGTGACTCGCTTTCTCTTTATGTTTTTTGTGTATCTTAAACTTTAAAGTATATCGTACTTCttacaacaagaatttttcagccCTTTTATACTACTGTTTCTTAGGTgcagaaaatgaaagacTTGATTGTTTCTTGAGTGTGTAAAGAATATAGGAAAAAAGAGTCATTTTAGGTTTTATTTACTCTCAACATCGTGTACCTAGCCGTATTTGAACCCTAGTTTATTATAGCATCTTGGAGAATATCTGTTGAGGATCAAGGCAAGATGCTTTTTGTAGCGGTTTGGTTAACAACTATATTAAGTTCTGCTGCATTTGCTAATGCCAGGACACATACGTTTAATTTTACTGCAGGATGGGTAAATGCCAATCCTGATGGGTTTAAAGACAAGAGAATGATTGGTTTCAATGGTGAGTGGCCGGTTCCTGATATACATGTTAATAAGGGGGACCGAGTGGAATTATATTTGACCAATGGTATCGATAAAGATATTGAGACTTCTTTGCATTTCCACGGGTTGTTCCATAACACTAGTTATGGTAATCAAAACCAAATGGATGGTCCCGTCATGGTGACCCAGTGTCCCATTTTATATGGTGAGACGTacctttacaattttactGTTGACGATCAAGTTGGTACTTATTGGTACCATGCGCATGCTGGTGCCCAATACGGTGATGGTATGAGAGGTGCGTTTGTCATTCATGATCCTGATGAACCATTCGAATACAGTAAGGATTTGGTAATTCAATTATCTGATCTTTACAGACAACCGTATTATGACGTTAGCGATGCATTTCTTTCTAGGTATAATCCAACAGGTGCTGAACCAATCCCACAAAATGTCCTCTTTAACAACACTTTAAATGCTACTTTAGATTTTAAACCAGGTGAGACGTATCTATTGAGATTTATCAATTCAGGTTTATTTGTATCGCAGTATATTGCCATCGAATCCCATAATATGACTATCGTGGAAGTGGATGGTGTTTATGTGAAGCCAAATACCACTGATTTGATATACGTGGCAACAGGTCAAAGAATTAGTGTATTGGTGAAGGCTAAGGAAAATAATCCCGGTCGCAATTTTGCTCTAATGCAAATAATGGATGATTCCATGCTTGATGTAATACCACCAGATTTGCAATTGCAATGGACCCATCAAGTTGCATATGACAAGGGGTATGATTGGCCAAAGACCATCGATGTGGGTGGTTTAGAAAATGCAGCTGAAGAGTTTTACTTACAACCCTTAGATAATAGGGAACTTTATGATGATTATGATGTTCAAATTACGTTTGATGTtagaatgaaaaatctagGTGATGGTGTCAAATatgcatttttcaataacaTCACTTATGTGGATCCAAAAGTGCCCACGCTAACCACTGCATTGACATCAGGTAAACTGGCTAAAGATCCACGTATCTACGGTGATAACATCAATGCATacgtttttgaaaaagatgaaattgtgGAAATTGTGGTAAACAATTACGATACTGGTAAACATCCATTCCATTTACATGGTCATAATTTCCAACTTGTACAAAAATCACCTGCATTCCacgaagatgaaaatttccCTGAAGAGGATCAAGATAAAATGACAGTACCATATAACGAGTCTGCgccattgatgaatttcCCATCGCATCCTGTAACTAGAGATACCATCTTATTAGAGCCTAATGGTCATGTGGTACTTCGTTTTAAGGCTAATAACCCTGGTATTTGGTATTTCCACTGTCACGTCGATTGGCACTTGGTTCAAGGTTTAGCGGCAGTTTTCATTGAAGATCCTGAAACTTTAcaggaaagagaaaaattgggttCCAATTACAAGCAAGTCTGTAAAGCTGCAGGTATAAAGAATGAAGGTAATGCAGCTGGTCATACTGATGATTGGTTTAATTTGGAAGGTTTACCAAGACAACCAGCCCCCCTCCCCTGGGGATTCACTGCTAAAGGCTATGTCGCCTTTATGGTATGTACTCTAGCGGCATTATGGGGTATTTACACCATTTCTGACTACGGTCTATCAGAAACTATTCAAAATGATCAAGAGGTCTACAATCGTTTGAAAGAAGCTCTAAATGTTGATGACGCCGCTATTTCTTCCGTCCCTACTGATTCTGCCAATAACCAATAACCTAATTCTGGATTTCTTTGCATAATATTCCTAAATACTGCTCTTATCTCGTTTTTAACTAgtactactattactataATGGCATTTCTATATAATGCGGTGTAAGGTTTTTTGTCATCTTTTCAAACTTTcgaacatgaaaaattataagATCGAAGATTGCCCATCTCAAAGAACTATTCAGATAATAGAAgttaaacaatttgaataGGCGCTGGTCATCGTCATGAACCTTGCCAGATCTGCTGGTGCGTTACGTACTGGGGTTTATCTTACCCCACGAATCCTTGGTGCAAGCTGTAAATCTATCAATTTGACTCATGGAGTTAGATTATTTCATGCTAATAAGATTTGTAGGGATAgttatgaagaagagaaagcTACATTGGATGAAATTCATAAGCTGATGAAACCTCAAGATTTCCAGGTTGCTGATAAGATTCGTAACATTGGTATTTCTGCTCACATCGATTCTGGTAAGACGACATTTACCGAACGTGTTTTGTACTATACCGGTAGAATTAAGGCAATTCATGAAGTCAGAGGCCGTGATAATGTTGGTGCCAAAATGGATCACATGGATTTGGAAAGAGAGAAGGGTATTACCATTCAATCTGCTGCCACGTTTTGTTCTTGGGATAAAGATAATAAGAATTAccatttcaatttgatcGATACTCCTGGCCACATTGATTTCACCATTGAGGTAGAACGTGCATTGAGAGTCTTAGACGGTGCCgttcttgttgtttgtGCTGTTTCTGGTGTTCAATCTCAGACTGTTACTGTGGATCGTCAAATGAGAAGGTATAACattccaagaattacaTTTATCAATAAGATGGATAGAATGGGTGCTAATCCATTTAGAGCTGTTGACCAAATTCATTCTAAGCTGAAGATTCCTGCTGCAGTTTTACAGGTTCCTATCGGTTTGGAATCTGATTTGGAAGGTGTTGTTGATATCATCAATAGAGTGGCTCTTTACAACAAGGGTGAGCATGGTGAAGAATTAGTACCGGGTCCAGTTCCTGAAAATTTGAAGGATGTAGTGGAGGAAAGAAGACAAATTTTGGTAGAAACTTTAGCAGATGTGGATGATGAAATGGCAGAATTGTTCttggaagaacaagaaccTAACGTGGATCAAATTAAGGCTGCCATTCGTAGAGCTACCATTGCCAGAAAGTTCTCACCTGTTTTAATGGGATCTGCATTGGCTAACACTGGTATACAACCAGTTTTAGATGCTGTTGTGGATTATTTGCCAAACCCATCTCAAGTCTTGAACACTGCATTGGATGTTGCTAACAACGAAGCTAAAGTTAACTTAGTTCCCTCTGTGACAAAACCATTTTTGGGTCTAGCattcaaattggaagaaggtCAATATGGTCAATTGACTTACATTCGTGTCTATCAAGGTCGTTTGAGAAAAGGAACTTATATCACTAACGTTAAGAGCGGTAAAAAGATTAAGGTTTCGAGATTAGTTAGAATGCATTCTAATGATATGGAGGATGTGGATGAAGTTGGTTCTGGTGAAATTTGTGCGACTTTTGGTATCGATTGTGCATCTGGTGACACCTTCTGTGATGGTAGTGTTCAATACTCCATGTCATCTATGTATGTTCCAGATGCTGTGGTTTCTCTGTCAGTGACTCCAAATTCTAAGGATGCTGGTAATTTCTCCAAGGCCTTAAACCGTTTCCAAAAGGAAGATCCCACTTTTAGAGTTAAATTTGATCCAGAATCTAAACAGACTATTGTCTCCGGTATGGGTGAATTGCATTTAGAAATTTACGTGGAAAGAATGAGACGTGAATACAACGTGGAATGTACTACTGGTAAGCCTCAAGTTAGTTACAGAGAATCTGTTACTATTCCAGCTGAATTCGATTACACTCATAAGAAACAAtctggtggtgctggtcAATACGGTAGAGTTATTGGTACTCTTGCTCCAGCTCCTGAGGGTAATAGCAATAGCAACAGTTTCGAAACAGCTATTGTTGGTGGTCGTATTCCAGATAAGTACTTAGCCGCCTGTGGTAAAGGTTTTGATGAAGCTTGTGAAAAGGGACCGCTGATTGGCCACAGAGTTCTTGGTGTTGACATGTTAATTAACGATGGTGCTATTCACGCTGTGGATTC
The genomic region above belongs to Zygosaccharomyces rouxii strain CBS732 chromosome F complete sequence and contains:
- the XYL2 gene encoding D-xylulose reductase XYL2 (similar to uniprot|Q07786 Saccharomyces cerevisiae YDL246C SOR2 Protein of unknown function computational analysis of large-scale protein-protein interaction data suggests a possible role in fructose or mannose metabolism), whose amino-acid sequence is MTKQDAIVLQKPGVITVDKRDVPEIKDPHYVKLHIKATGICGSDVHYYTQGAIGQFVVKSPMVLGHESSGIVAEVGSAVTNVKVGDRVAIEPGIPSRYSDETMSGNYNLCPHMVFAATPPYDGTLTKYYLAPEDFVYKMPDHLSFEEGALAEPMSVGVHANKLAGTRFGSKVLVSGAGPVGLLAGAVARAFGATEVVFVDIAEEKLERSKQFGATHTVSSSSDEERFVSEVSKVLGGDLPNIVLECSGAQPAIRCGVKACKAGGHYVQVGMGKDDVNFPISAVGSKEITFHGCFRYKKGDFADSVALLSSGRINGKPLISHRFAFDKAPEAYKFNAEHGNEVVKTIITGPE
- the FET5 gene encoding ferroxidase FET5 (similar to uniprot|P43561 Saccharomyces cerevisiae YFL041W), whose product is MLFVAVWLTTILSSAAFANARTHTFNFTAGWVNANPDGFKDKRMIGFNGEWPVPDIHVNKGDRVELYLTNGIDKDIETSLHFHGLFHNTSYGNQNQMDGPVMVTQCPILYGETYLYNFTVDDQVGTYWYHAHAGAQYGDGMRGAFVIHDPDEPFEYSKDLVIQLSDLYRQPYYDVSDAFLSRYNPTGAEPIPQNVLFNNTLNATLDFKPGETYLLRFINSGLFVSQYIAIESHNMTIVEVDGVYVKPNTTDLIYVATGQRISVLVKAKENNPGRNFALMQIMDDSMLDVIPPDLQLQWTHQVAYDKGYDWPKTIDVGGLENAAEEFYLQPLDNRELYDDYDVQITFDVRMKNLGDGVKYAFFNNITYVDPKVPTLTTALTSGKLAKDPRIYGDNINAYVFEKDEIVEIVVNNYDTGKHPFHLHGHNFQLVQKSPAFHEDENFPEEDQDKMTVPYNESAPLMNFPSHPVTRDTILLEPNGHVVLRFKANNPGIWYFHCHVDWHLVQGLAAVFIEDPETLQEREKLGSNYKQVCKAAGIKNEGNAAGHTDDWFNLEGLPRQPAPLPWGFTAKGYVAFMVCTLAALWGIYTISDYGLSETIQNDQEVYNRLKEALNVDDAAISSVPTDSANNQ
- the MEF1 gene encoding Mef1p (highly similar to uniprot|P25039 Saccharomyces cerevisiae YLR069C MEF1 mitochondrial elongation factor G-like protein), with product MNLARSAGALRTGVYLTPRILGASCKSINLTHGVRLFHANKICRDSYEEEKATLDEIHKLMKPQDFQVADKIRNIGISAHIDSGKTTFTERVLYYTGRIKAIHEVRGRDNVGAKMDHMDLEREKGITIQSAATFCSWDKDNKNYHFNLIDTPGHIDFTIEVERALRVLDGAVLVVCAVSGVQSQTVTVDRQMRRYNIPRITFINKMDRMGANPFRAVDQIHSKLKIPAAVLQVPIGLESDLEGVVDIINRVALYNKGEHGEELVPGPVPENLKDVVEERRQILVETLADVDDEMAELFLEEQEPNVDQIKAAIRRATIARKFSPVLMGSALANTGIQPVLDAVVDYLPNPSQVLNTALDVANNEAKVNLVPSVTKPFLGLAFKLEEGQYGQLTYIRVYQGRLRKGTYITNVKSGKKIKVSRLVRMHSNDMEDVDEVGSGEICATFGIDCASGDTFCDGSVQYSMSSMYVPDAVVSLSVTPNSKDAGNFSKALNRFQKEDPTFRVKFDPESKQTIVSGMGELHLEIYVERMRREYNVECTTGKPQVSYRESVTIPAEFDYTHKKQSGGAGQYGRVIGTLAPAPEGNSNSNSFETAIVGGRIPDKYLAACGKGFDEACEKGPLIGHRVLGVDMLINDGAIHAVDSNELSFKTATMAAFRDSFLKAQPVILEPIMVVTVTSPNEFQGNVIGTLNKLQAMIQDTENGQDEFTMKAECPLSNMFGYATSLRASTQGKGEFTLEFSHYAPTAPNVQRDLIAEFQKRQQQQQQQKK